TGGCGGAGCTGCGAATGCAGCTTAATCTCCTCATGCAGCGGCTGCACATCTTGTGAGTTCTTCTCCGGCACCACCTTAATGGCAATGCGCACCTGAGTCTGCTTATCCCTCGCCGCATAGACAGTACCATAGGTGCCCTTGCCCAGCGTTATCTTTCGATTCTGATCATTGTAGTCGTATTCGTACTGCACACGAGTTCAAGTAGATGATAAGTTATCGAAAGCTCTCCAGTCAGTAATCAATACTTACCTCGATTTGCGATTCGTCAGTCTGAAGATTAACAAAAACCTGCTGATCAGCGGTCATTTCCAGAATCCGATCGTAAAAACTCTGTCGGCACTCGGTGGACGGAAAGTAGATTTGAAAATCATCCGAGTTGTGATGCACATAAAGATACGCACAGAGATTGTCCCGTTTATACAGGCTGACGGATTTGATTTTGGAGGCAACAAAGAGAAAGTCGTGCAGCTTTTTGCAATCATTTTTCGAGTGCGCCAGGCAAATGTTCACAATTTGTATAGACTTCTCATCGGCGTCCATATTCATGGTCACATAACTGggcatataaattttgttgggTTCGAGTATCTGCAAAACAGAAGATGTGTCCATGACTTTCGTGAAAAATTATGCCCTCTATGATAATTACCAATATAGGAAATCGTATGCTATTAATCTCTTTGTTGATGGCCGCTAGAAAGAAGTCCATCCAGAACTGAAACGCCTGCTCTTCGATGGTCAGTTGATGATCCTCAGGCTTGCGTCGAAAGCGATGTATCAATGATATATTTCCAATGGTCGACTTGAGTGACCAAATGGGTGGCTTTAGCTTGAACATGCACTCAGCAGCTTGTATTGCCTTGGTATAGTCCTCGACCAGTACTGAGATCTCAAAAAATGTTGCCACATCCCAGTATCCACTCAGCGTTGAAAAGCTGCCTTTCTTTCCAATGAGATTGTTGAGCGTCATACCAATATCACGCAACTCCTCCGTATTGCTAAACTCCTTGCCCTCAATCACCAGCAGGGTGGCCAAATTGATGCCAGCATATTCATTTGGTTGCACCTCGAAGCTCTGACGATACCATTTGATGGCATTTTCCAGACTCTTCGTATCCGTACAGTCTGACTCCACGAACATATCCTTGTAGATGCGTCCACATAGGCACAACATGTCGGGAAACTGATTCTCTTTCTTTTCCAGCGCTTTCAACGATGATTCAAGTGCCTTCTCCCGATCCCCCGGCCGATTGCGACGATTTAAAGCAAACGCATACAGGAAACTCATGTTGCCCGTCTCGACATACTTGCGGGTGTTTGGTATATTCTTCAAATCGTTTACCAGTCGCACCATCGCATCATAATCCTGTACATCCCGAAGAGAGAACATAAAACTGTGCAACACCTCACCAGATAGCACATGCGGATCATCCAGACGTTTGCGcatcttaaataaaacaaacacataTTAGTTTATCGGTATTGAGATCATTATAGATGTGGGTCACATTATAATTGTACTATAAAATttgtcacaaaaaaaaaacaaaggtaaaagttttatttttaaaaaagttgttttgtaTTTGAGTAATTTACTTGAACTATAAAATCGCTGTACTTAAGTAGTAAGTagaaagggtataaaaagttttttttttaaccgttaaccgaaactaaccgttttatttttagtaccggaaataaagccgtaaccgaatgaaaattctctgtcaagaaccgaataccgaaacgtttgtaccggtaagGTTGTGgaaaagttgctagatcaaaaAGTTGTCCAACTTCTAACTGTCATAAcctgatcaaaactgaatagatttttaaacgaattgtcattttgatcatgctttggcctctaaattcattctgtattaaatttttgttcatttagaaaatttaattattttcgaccaagattcgatttcgatgctaagggtcccccctttgaaatttcgaaaattgaaaattttaaatctcaagttttcacttttaatcaacttcttatatcgtaattagtataaaacaacactataaacttgattctgagacctttcatttttttgtaaaaaatcatgtaaaattgaacaaaaattttgacttgtaaagtggctaagtccgcagtctgaccaacttccaactgtcataacttgatcaaaactgagccgattttcatgcggaatgttatttttatcatgatttggcattttaaatcactctgcatttaaactttattaaaatcttaaaaaaaatttaaaaaaatttttttgaaatctttaaataGGTAccttgaatataattttggaTAGAATTTTACAAGATGTGAGTTTATGATCAATTTTAAGTTTGTGACCACTGTAGACTTTTGTGTGAGAATTCTCATATGCAGTTTTATagaaatagataaaaaaaaaagcacaaaagatAAGAGCCCCAAAGTTCGCCATAAGTACATCCAGagtaaactaataataattttttatattaatcttTTGTGCAAATGACttcataaataatatcatAAAGACAACAGTAGAAATTGTTTTAGGGAAGATGGAGAAGCTCTAatgaaagtttatttatttgtatctatatACATGCATCTTACCCCATGTAGAATCTCCTTCAACTTGCTGGGCCCATGTTCCTCGCGAGACGCGCGTAAATCGCTGAGAAATTTTTCACGCATGTGTGCCctgcaaattataaaaaaaaaggtgtgAATACAAGAATTTACATTTGATTGCAACTTGCAAGCTaaacaatgttgttgttgacgcaCTTTGATTGTATTTCGACATCCTGTAACTTGCGCGCGAGACGTGACTGTAATGTGGCGGGTGGTTCTTTGTTGCTGGACTGATTTGTAAGAGTGCAGGTGTTGGTCTCCCTATTAAACTTATAGCTGAGAAACAAGTAGTTGGCACATAAAAGctgcaaaagaaacaaactctATGAATTAATAATCTTAGATCATTTTTCTTGGATGCTGCTGAGGGCAAATTCATATGTTACTAATGCAGCTAGACATGTTTTTATGGACGCCGCTGTAACTGCAAGAGGCGCTTTGATTGTTTATGTTGTccatgtatgtttttttttttgacttgagcgtgtgtgtgtgtgtgcggcgtgcgtgttgttttgtgttttgcgtTGGCGTCCGTGCATTTGATGTGGTTTTAATGCTTTTACTTTTCGTGCTGCCGCGGccaaaatgtataataacaaCTTTTTCAACGGAACGGAAGctcaaaaaaactaaaaaaaaaacaacaacagcaacaaacacacTATCGGCTGCTGCGATAGGGCGCtgttttaaaactataaaacaaATGCTTATTGCTTGGTCATTTATCTTATCGGCAACAGTGTCGAGTCGattatgctgttgttgtttttgttgttgttttgcctgCGGTTGCGTTTTATTACAAAGATCTTTGCTAATCAAGCCGCAcacctgtttttttttttttaatacacacCTTAAGGCTGAGCGTCTGTTTGGAATCCACATCGTTGTAGATTAATATTGTTTCTTTCATTCCGCAACTCTCTCGAACTCCACAATGATAGAACAATGGGCGCTGTTGGGTTAATATGCTTAGATCTATAACGGCTACATCGGCATCAATAAATGTTTCCGTAACATTCGTTTCCCCAAAATCCAATCTCTCAAACTGCAATACAAAATATGTTCATACATATGAATatggtatatatttaattcaattattgtaTAACAATTGTGTGTTAACCGCCAACGCAAAACGCACCTGAACACGTTGAAAATTGGCACCCGCCGATTGTACTGCCTGTTTGACCTCCTCTAGGGCACAGAGGCGGTCCTCCAGATGATCGCCCACAACTGTATCAATTACACAAACAACATCCATAGCTGCTACTGTGTTAGTTAGCCTATGGGCTATTCCTGGCACTGTGGAACGCCTAGGGGACGGAAACGAAAACGACGCAAAGTTCGTACTATGATGCTAACGTGCGTTTGGTTTGTTGTGCGCGTTTGTACAAATCGTAAACAGCCTCATTACCACTCACTTGCTGCAATCGCAATGcgctaaatattttataacgtATAAATATCTCTGAATACGAAATTTTATCGAAATGTGCGCAGAGATGTTGACGCCGCTGTAAAATAGTACCAGTGTTGtttcagtgctgccaactgttTTTAAAAGTCATGTCGCAACAAAAAACAGGTTGGCAGGCTTGGGTCATGGATTCAAGCCcgttttcatattttgatcaatttccaaaaaaagcTTCATTCTGAAACCTgccataattttaaaaatgagaaaagctaaaattttaaaaatttttgtttatgatagaaaataccaaaatgttttttactGCTTAAAAATAcactaaattcaatttacaaaaaaatactaatcatttcaataaataccCAAGTACACAATTCATTTAGTTAGTGGCGGTCGAAGTTGAAttgtaatcataataaatacgATATAGTTAAACTTATGTTCCAAAACTTTATTACATTTCTACCTttgtgcttaaaattaaatttaacagagTGAATcacaaaatagaaattaactAGCGTATTCTTTGAGTATTGAACCTGCTACAACCAAGCGTTGAATCTCCGAGGTGCCTTCATAAATTTCCGTAATGCGAGCATCTCGATAGTGCCGCTCTGCTGCCATATCGGTAACATAGCCCATGCCGCCCAAAACTTGTATACACTGATGGGCGCACAGTGTAGCCGCCTCTGAGGCAGCCAGTTTCGCCATTGCAGCTTCTTTCGTATAAGCCAAGTGGTTATCTTTCAGCCAAGAGGCGCGCCAAGTCAAAAGCCGTGCCGACTCAACAGCCATCGACATGTCAGCAATCTTTTGCTGGATTGCCTGTAACTTTGATATAGGCTTTCCAAATGCCTGACGCTTCTGCGCATAGTCAACGGCAAGTTCCAGTGAAGCCTGCGCAATGCCTAGCGCCTGACCGGCAATGCCAATGCGTCCAGCATCCAGTGTTTGCATGGCAATCTTGAAACCAAATCCCGTCTCGCCAAGCAGGTTTTCCTTAGGTACTTCACAATCTTCGAATATCAATTGACAGGTGGAGGAGCCTCGAATGCCCAGCTTATCCTCCTTCTTGCCAATTGAGAATCCCTTAAGGCCTTTGGGCACAATGAACGCCGAGATGCCCTTGTGCTTCAATTGTTTGTTGGTTGTGGCAAATACAATCGCTGCCTCCGCCTCGAATGCATTGGTAATCCATGCCTTGGTGCCGTTCAGCACAAAATGATCTCCCTTCTCCGTTGCTATTGTGGAAGCAGCACCCGCGTCCGAGCCATTGCCAGGTTCGGAGAGTGCAAAGCAACCAACCCGTTCACCTGTCGTGTATGGCGTAATGTAGGCAGCCTTTTGTGCAGCATTTCCAAACTTAAGCAATGGTCCAAGATACAGAGAGTTATTCACCGACATGATTACTCCAGCGGAGGCACAACCCCGAGAGATCTCTTCCATGGCAATAGCATAGGCTAGATAGTCCAATCCAGTACCGCCGAGCTCCTCTGGAATCGCCACTGCCATTAAGCCCAGTTCGCCCATTTGCTTAATCTGTTGTGCCGGATAAAGATGCTCTCGATCGAATTTGGCTGCATTTGTGCCGCACAGCTCAGAGTTGGCAAAATCACGGCATGTTTTCTGCAGCATCTGATGCGTATCGGGCAATGCCGCAATCGATGCAATCTGGCGAAGATGCACTGCATTTCGGGCTGCAccattatttaattgataagACAGCAACAAGTAAAAACATCTGTATATCAACAAGTCAAAGTCCAACTCAAGTGTCAACTTACCAATATTAACAGTTCTTCTCATAATGGACTGCATGatgtatatttcttaattgCTAGACAATAatgtataaaaagaaataactttactatcaattaaaaacttttaaaaatctaataaaatatcTAGTCACtacagagtttttttttttgggttcaaGCAATTACCGAAGGTTGCCACACAGTAA
The genomic region above belongs to Drosophila innubila isolate TH190305 chromosome 3R unlocalized genomic scaffold, UK_Dinn_1.0 2_E_3R, whole genome shotgun sequence and contains:
- the LOC117791734 gene encoding short-chain specific acyl-CoA dehydrogenase, mitochondrial, with the translated sequence MQSIMRRTVNIARNAVHLRQIASIAALPDTHQMLQKTCRDFANSELCGTNAAKFDREHLYPAQQIKQMGELGLMAVAIPEELGGTGLDYLAYAIAMEEISRGCASAGVIMSVNNSLYLGPLLKFGNAAQKAAYITPYTTGERVGCFALSEPGNGSDAGAASTIATEKGDHFVLNGTKAWITNAFEAEAAIVFATTNKQLKHKGISAFIVPKGLKGFSIGKKEDKLGIRGSSTCQLIFEDCEVPKENLLGETGFGFKIAMQTLDAGRIGIAGQALGIAQASLELAVDYAQKRQAFGKPISKLQAIQQKIADMSMAVESARLLTWRASWLKDNHLAYTKEAAMAKLAASEAATLCAHQCIQVLGGMGYVTDMAAERHYRDARITEIYEGTSEIQRLVVAGSILKEYAS